A stretch of the Archangium violaceum genome encodes the following:
- the htpG gene encoding molecular chaperone HtpG yields MSVDTPRETHKFQAEINQLLNLVINSLYSHKEIFLRELVSNASDALDKLRFRSVTEPELLEGGAPLEIHLLPDAEKGTLTIEDTGIGMTHDELVKNLGTIAHSGSREFLELASQRGQKDVNLIGQFGVGFYSAYLVADHVEVVSRAAGKDTQAWKWTSDAKGSFTVEPAERATRGTSITLHLKEDQKEFLDEWRLRSLVTQYSDYVSHPIKLQVKRTTGEGDAKKTETQLEVVNKASALWQRSKSEITDEQYQEFYKHLTHDWEKPLAWTHFRTEGNQVFTGLLFLPKNPPFDLNSPQQRGVRLFVKRVLIMDRCEEMLPQWLRFVRGVVDSDDLPLNVSRELLQDSAVVKAIHKHVTKKTLDMLEKLAKDKPEDYRTFWQGFGTVLKEGLAVDTEHREKLGALVRYESSREEGLTSLADYVSRMKEGQEAIYYVFGESRKAVVDSPHLEALKKRGYEVLYMTDPVDEWAAQGLREYQGKPLVSAMHADLKLKETEEEKREKEQRAKGLGPLAERMKDVLKEQVREVRVSERLTDSPCCLVVPEGGSHAFVERLLRERGRSVPRARRILEVNPSHPIIEHLKALQEKEPGSAQVTEWVEMLYDQALLTEGSSVEDPNRFARRMTALMTQLAAQKVPPAGAVASGPETPTSDAQPTEGSAVAAGPETPLPRN; encoded by the coding sequence ATGTCCGTCGACACCCCGAGGGAAACCCACAAGTTCCAGGCGGAGATCAACCAGCTCCTGAACCTGGTCATCAACTCCCTCTATAGCCACAAGGAGATCTTCCTGCGCGAGCTCGTGTCGAACGCGTCGGACGCGCTCGACAAGCTGCGCTTCCGCTCGGTCACCGAGCCCGAGCTGCTGGAAGGAGGGGCCCCGCTGGAAATCCACCTCCTGCCGGATGCGGAGAAGGGCACGCTGACCATCGAGGACACCGGCATCGGCATGACGCATGACGAGCTGGTGAAGAACCTGGGCACCATCGCCCACTCCGGCTCGCGCGAGTTCCTGGAGCTGGCCTCACAGCGGGGCCAGAAGGACGTCAACCTGATCGGCCAGTTCGGCGTGGGCTTCTACAGCGCCTATCTGGTGGCCGACCATGTCGAGGTGGTGAGCCGGGCCGCGGGCAAGGACACCCAGGCCTGGAAGTGGACCTCGGATGCCAAGGGCAGCTTCACGGTGGAGCCCGCCGAGCGCGCCACGCGCGGCACCTCCATCACCCTGCACCTGAAGGAGGACCAGAAGGAGTTCCTCGACGAGTGGCGGCTGCGCTCGTTGGTGACGCAGTACTCGGACTACGTGAGCCACCCCATCAAGCTCCAGGTGAAGCGGACGACCGGAGAGGGTGACGCGAAGAAGACCGAGACGCAGCTCGAGGTGGTGAACAAGGCGAGCGCGCTGTGGCAGCGCTCGAAGAGCGAAATCACCGACGAGCAGTACCAGGAGTTCTACAAGCACCTGACGCACGACTGGGAGAAGCCGCTGGCGTGGACGCACTTCCGGACGGAAGGCAACCAGGTCTTCACGGGGCTGCTCTTCCTGCCGAAGAACCCGCCGTTCGACCTGAACAGCCCGCAGCAGCGCGGGGTGCGGCTGTTCGTGAAGCGGGTGCTCATCATGGACCGGTGCGAGGAGATGCTGCCGCAGTGGCTGCGCTTCGTCCGGGGCGTGGTGGACTCGGATGACCTGCCGCTGAACGTGTCGCGCGAGCTGCTGCAGGACTCGGCGGTGGTGAAGGCCATCCACAAGCACGTGACGAAGAAGACGTTGGACATGCTGGAGAAGCTGGCCAAGGACAAGCCGGAGGACTACCGGACGTTCTGGCAGGGCTTCGGCACGGTGCTGAAGGAGGGCCTGGCGGTCGACACCGAGCACCGCGAGAAGCTGGGCGCGCTGGTGCGCTACGAGAGCTCGCGCGAGGAGGGCCTCACTTCCCTGGCGGACTACGTGTCGCGCATGAAGGAGGGCCAGGAGGCCATCTATTACGTCTTCGGCGAGTCGAGGAAGGCGGTGGTGGACTCGCCGCACCTGGAGGCGCTGAAGAAGCGCGGGTACGAAGTGCTGTACATGACGGACCCGGTGGACGAGTGGGCGGCGCAGGGGCTGCGCGAGTACCAGGGCAAGCCGCTGGTGTCGGCGATGCACGCGGACCTGAAGCTGAAGGAGACGGAGGAGGAGAAGCGCGAGAAGGAGCAGCGCGCGAAGGGGCTGGGGCCGCTGGCGGAGCGGATGAAGGACGTGCTGAAGGAGCAGGTGCGCGAGGTGCGGGTGTCGGAGCGCCTGACGGACTCGCCGTGCTGCCTGGTGGTGCCGGAGGGCGGCTCGCACGCCTTCGTGGAGCGGCTGCTGCGTGAGCGGGGCCGGAGCGTGCCGCGTGCCAGGCGGATTCTGGAGGTGAACCCGTCGCACCCCATCATCGAGCACCTGAAGGCACTGCAGGAGAAGGAGCCGGGCTCGGCTCAGGTGACGGAGTGGGTGGAGATGCTCTACGACCAGGCGCTGCTCACGGAGGGCAGCAGCGTGGAGGACCCGAACCGCTTCGCCCGGCGGATGACGGCGCTGATGACACAGCTGGCGGCGCAGAAGGTGCCGCCCGCGGGCGCGGTGGCCTCCGGCCCCGAGACGCCCACGTCCGACGCGCAGCCCACGGAAGGCAGCGCGGTGGCCGCTGGCCCCGAGACGCCGCTCCCGAGGAACTGA
- a CDS encoding SDR family NAD(P)-dependent oxidoreductase produces the protein MAATNPFDISGKTAIVTGGAMGIGFGIVRRFIEGGANVLLADVNEKAAVEALERLPRGPGSVEVMRVDVSEDGAGDAMVARCVERFDRVDVLVNNAGIYPNVPVSRMGPELLDQVYRVNVRGLVLASKAAGARMVQQGRGGSIINITSIAAFHPAMVGLAAYDTSKAGVTMFTKSLALELGPQRIRVNAIAPGNIYTEGGSQALRDVMTPEQEAAWRADFEKTKIPLGRLGDPDDIAKVAVFLASSASDYITGSTVLVDGGTLLT, from the coding sequence ATGGCAGCGACGAATCCATTCGACATCTCAGGGAAGACCGCCATCGTCACCGGTGGCGCGATGGGCATCGGCTTCGGCATCGTCCGGCGCTTCATCGAGGGCGGCGCGAACGTGTTGCTCGCGGATGTGAACGAGAAGGCGGCGGTGGAGGCGCTCGAGCGCCTGCCCAGGGGTCCAGGCAGCGTCGAGGTGATGCGGGTGGACGTCTCGGAGGACGGGGCGGGGGACGCCATGGTGGCCCGCTGCGTCGAGCGCTTCGACCGTGTGGACGTGCTGGTGAACAACGCTGGCATCTACCCCAACGTGCCCGTGTCGCGGATGGGGCCCGAGCTCCTCGATCAGGTCTACCGGGTGAATGTCCGGGGGCTCGTCCTCGCGTCGAAGGCGGCGGGGGCCCGGATGGTTCAGCAGGGGCGGGGCGGGAGCATCATCAACATCACCTCCATCGCCGCCTTCCATCCGGCCATGGTGGGGCTCGCGGCGTACGACACCTCGAAGGCGGGGGTGACCATGTTCACCAAGAGCCTCGCGCTCGAGTTGGGGCCCCAGCGCATCCGGGTGAACGCCATCGCTCCCGGGAATATCTACACCGAGGGCGGCTCCCAGGCGCTCAGGGATGTGATGACGCCGGAGCAGGAGGCGGCGTGGCGCGCGGACTTCGAGAAGACGAAGATTCCGCTCGGACGCCTCGGCGACCCCGATGACATCGCCAAGGTGGCCGTCTTCCTGGCCTCGTCCGCGAGCGACTACATCACGGGGAGCACCGTGCTGGTGGATGGCGGAACGTTGCTCACGTGA
- a CDS encoding GNAT family N-acetyltransferase — translation MEPTAAQFGPPQGERELAAVDDIVSQAFALTPDEARVVARKAEAGGAHVRVLREGGAVAATLVFFLMGQWWGGRRVPLVGIGGVGVAPAFRGKGTGTRLMQACLRELRGQGVPLVGLYPSTQPLYRRVGFEQAGSRFENRVQLLGLDIQERSLSLRPVEEPDMPALHDVYRRHAQRQQGWLDRGPYIWNRVTQPRGEIAYGFLVEGQAGVEGYVYLTRRRAPQGFKQELSLTDLVALTPAAGRRLLSLIGDHRSLATEVVWRGGPADPLLFLLREQTYEVKHLFHWMLRVLDVPAALQARGYPAGFSGALHLDVDDDLFPENRGRFVLEVENGEAEVRPGGDGDVKLHVRALAPLYSGFLSPSALQLSGVLQADETSLRTATTLFSGPPPAMPDMF, via the coding sequence ATGGAACCCACAGCAGCGCAGTTTGGTCCGCCGCAGGGGGAGCGAGAGCTCGCCGCGGTGGATGACATCGTTTCCCAGGCCTTCGCCCTCACACCGGACGAGGCTCGGGTCGTGGCGCGGAAGGCGGAGGCCGGAGGGGCCCACGTGCGTGTGTTGCGCGAGGGCGGGGCCGTGGCCGCCACGCTCGTCTTCTTCCTCATGGGGCAGTGGTGGGGTGGGCGGCGGGTCCCCCTGGTGGGCATCGGCGGGGTGGGCGTGGCCCCCGCCTTCCGGGGGAAGGGCACGGGAACCCGTCTCATGCAGGCGTGCCTCCGGGAGCTGCGCGGTCAGGGCGTCCCCCTCGTCGGTCTCTATCCCTCCACCCAGCCGCTCTACCGGCGCGTGGGCTTCGAGCAGGCCGGCTCCCGCTTCGAGAATCGCGTGCAGCTGCTGGGGCTCGACATCCAGGAGCGCTCCCTCTCCCTGCGGCCCGTGGAGGAGCCCGACATGCCGGCCCTCCATGACGTCTACCGGCGCCACGCACAGCGCCAGCAGGGGTGGCTCGACCGCGGCCCGTACATCTGGAATCGCGTCACCCAGCCCAGGGGGGAGATCGCCTATGGCTTCCTCGTGGAGGGCCAGGCGGGAGTGGAGGGCTACGTCTACCTGACGCGCCGGCGCGCGCCCCAGGGCTTCAAGCAGGAGTTGAGTCTCACCGACCTCGTCGCGCTCACCCCGGCCGCGGGGCGGCGGCTGCTGAGCCTCATTGGCGACCACCGCTCGTTGGCCACCGAGGTGGTGTGGCGGGGCGGACCGGCGGATCCACTCCTCTTCCTCCTGCGCGAGCAGACGTATGAGGTGAAGCACCTCTTCCACTGGATGCTGCGCGTGCTGGACGTGCCCGCGGCGCTCCAGGCTCGCGGTTACCCGGCGGGGTTCTCGGGGGCGCTGCACCTCGACGTGGACGATGACCTCTTCCCGGAGAACCGTGGCCGCTTCGTGCTGGAGGTGGAGAACGGCGAGGCCGAGGTGCGCCCTGGCGGGGATGGGGACGTGAAGCTGCACGTGCGGGCGCTCGCTCCACTCTACAGCGGCTTCCTGTCGCCTTCCGCGCTCCAGCTCTCCGGGGTCCTCCAGGCCGATGAGACCTCCCTGCGTACGGCCACGACGCTCTTCTCCGGGCCACCGCCGGCCATGCCCGACATGTTCTGA
- a CDS encoding RNA methyltransferase, with product MVRTEHDALELIRQKRVVTEVPAHGMTSLVEAVAGGPVHGSWRTHARGRLMYRLGRMLRASDEVLSVRLVEGKVAFVDPSLWPAVYRMAMEPSRRRRSLEGLSPQSRALLTAVERDRVVHLDKESEWTKAREALEERLLVHVSETELEAGHHVTVLRSWRDWVSPTVKEAAEAITYDEALARLREACGGAPAGLGSWVP from the coding sequence GTGGTCCGCACCGAGCACGATGCCCTGGAGCTCATCCGCCAGAAGCGTGTCGTCACCGAGGTCCCCGCCCACGGAATGACCTCGCTCGTCGAGGCCGTGGCCGGTGGCCCGGTGCACGGGAGCTGGCGGACCCACGCCAGGGGCCGGCTGATGTACCGGCTCGGCCGCATGCTGAGGGCCTCCGACGAGGTGCTCTCCGTGCGGCTCGTGGAAGGCAAGGTGGCCTTCGTGGACCCCTCGCTGTGGCCGGCGGTGTACCGCATGGCCATGGAGCCCTCGCGCCGCCGCCGCTCGCTCGAGGGGCTCTCCCCCCAGTCCCGCGCCCTGCTGACGGCGGTGGAGCGGGACCGGGTGGTGCACCTGGACAAGGAGAGCGAGTGGACGAAGGCGCGCGAGGCCCTGGAGGAGCGGCTGCTCGTGCACGTCTCCGAGACCGAGCTCGAGGCCGGCCACCACGTCACCGTCCTCCGCTCCTGGCGGGACTGGGTCTCGCCCACGGTGAAGGAGGCCGCGGAGGCCATCACCTACGACGAGGCGCTCGCGCGGCTGCGCGAGGCCTGCGGCGGAGCCCCGGCGGGGCTGGGTTCGTGGGTGCCCTGA
- a CDS encoding sodium:solute symporter family transporter → MNPQQAQTSIGQTNYTAIIFFLSFVGLTLAITYWAARKTKTTSEFFTAGGGVSALQNGFALAGDFMSAASFLGIAGLVALSGFDGLIYSVGWLVGWPVVTFLIAEPLRNLGKYTFADVVAYRLKQTPVRISAAIGTLTVVAFYLIAQMVGAGNLIHMLFGLSYEAAVVIVGVVMILYVLFGGMIATTWVQIVKAVLLLLGATALAVMVLMKFHFNPLELFQAAATQYGPEVLAPGKLVTNPLEAVSLGLGLMFGTAGLPHILMRFYTVPNAKAARSSVFYATGLIGYFYLVTFILGFGASVLMGRSAITAVDKGGNMAAPMLAEVVGGTPFLGFISAVAFATILAVVAGLTLSGAAALSHDLWTSVVRKGKSPEHEQLRVARLASLGLGILAIFLGIIFKGQNVAFMVGLAFAIAASANFPALLLSTLWKGFTTRGAVASMITGSVSAVLLIALSPTVMVELLGNKTAIFPLKNPGIVTMPLSFLVGWAVSLLAPEPEAADRYAEVRHRMHVGAEADVPDSAATTKPTVASVASPGPQTT, encoded by the coding sequence ATGAATCCCCAGCAGGCACAAACCTCGATTGGCCAGACCAACTACACGGCCATCATCTTCTTTCTCTCGTTCGTGGGTCTCACGCTCGCCATCACGTACTGGGCGGCACGCAAGACGAAGACGACCTCGGAGTTCTTCACCGCCGGCGGCGGGGTGAGCGCGCTCCAGAACGGCTTCGCGCTCGCCGGCGACTTCATGAGCGCCGCGAGCTTCCTGGGCATCGCCGGCCTGGTGGCGCTCTCCGGCTTCGACGGCCTCATCTACTCGGTGGGCTGGCTGGTGGGCTGGCCGGTGGTGACGTTCCTCATCGCCGAGCCCCTGCGCAACCTGGGCAAGTACACCTTCGCGGACGTGGTGGCCTACCGGCTGAAGCAGACGCCGGTGCGCATCTCCGCCGCCATCGGCACGCTCACCGTGGTGGCCTTCTACCTCATCGCCCAGATGGTGGGCGCCGGCAACCTCATCCACATGCTCTTCGGCCTCTCCTATGAGGCGGCCGTCGTCATCGTGGGCGTGGTGATGATCCTCTACGTCCTCTTCGGAGGAATGATCGCCACCACGTGGGTGCAGATCGTCAAGGCGGTGCTGCTGCTGCTGGGCGCGACCGCGCTGGCCGTGATGGTGCTGATGAAGTTCCACTTCAACCCGCTGGAGCTGTTCCAGGCGGCGGCCACCCAGTATGGGCCGGAGGTGCTGGCGCCGGGCAAGCTGGTGACCAACCCTCTGGAGGCGGTGTCGCTGGGCCTGGGACTGATGTTCGGCACGGCGGGCCTGCCGCACATCCTCATGCGCTTCTACACGGTGCCCAACGCCAAGGCGGCGCGCAGCTCCGTGTTCTACGCCACCGGCCTCATCGGCTACTTCTACCTGGTGACGTTCATCCTCGGCTTCGGCGCCTCGGTGCTGATGGGCCGCTCGGCCATCACCGCCGTGGACAAGGGCGGCAACATGGCGGCGCCCATGCTGGCCGAGGTGGTGGGTGGCACGCCCTTCCTGGGCTTCATCTCCGCGGTGGCCTTCGCCACCATCCTCGCGGTGGTGGCCGGTCTGACGCTGTCGGGCGCGGCGGCGCTCTCCCATGACCTGTGGACGAGCGTGGTGCGCAAGGGCAAGTCGCCCGAGCACGAGCAGCTGCGCGTGGCCCGTCTGGCCAGCCTGGGCCTGGGCATCCTCGCCATCTTCCTGGGCATCATCTTCAAGGGGCAGAACGTGGCCTTCATGGTGGGCCTGGCCTTCGCCATCGCCGCGAGCGCCAACTTCCCCGCCCTGCTGCTGTCCACGCTCTGGAAGGGCTTCACCACGCGCGGCGCGGTGGCCAGCATGATCACCGGCTCGGTCAGCGCGGTGCTCCTCATCGCCCTGTCGCCCACGGTGATGGTGGAGCTGCTGGGCAACAAGACGGCCATCTTCCCGCTGAAGAACCCGGGCATCGTCACCATGCCGCTGTCCTTCCTGGTGGGCTGGGCGGTGTCGCTGCTCGCGCCCGAGCCCGAGGCGGCCGACCGTTACGCGGAGGTGCGTCACCGCATGCACGTGGGCGCGGAGGCCGATGTGCCCGACTCCGCCGCGACCACCAAGCCCACGGTGGCCTCCGTGGCGTCCCCGGGCCCCCAGACGACCTGA
- a CDS encoding DUF485 domain-containing protein, with translation MSQKSKAEELEALAAARWRVAAVLTAGMLVTYFGFILLVAYNKPLMGQQITPGLSLGILLGALVIGAAWVLTGIYVVWANNRYDKALHQYRR, from the coding sequence ATGTCCCAGAAATCCAAGGCCGAAGAGCTCGAAGCCCTGGCGGCGGCGCGCTGGCGCGTGGCCGCCGTGCTCACCGCCGGCATGCTCGTGACCTACTTCGGCTTCATCCTGCTCGTCGCCTACAACAAGCCGCTGATGGGCCAGCAGATCACCCCGGGGTTGTCGCTCGGCATCCTCCTGGGGGCGCTCGTCATCGGCGCCGCCTGGGTGCTCACCGGCATCTACGTCGTCTGGGCCAACAACCGCTACGACAAGGCCCTCCACCAGTACCGCCGCTGA
- the acs gene encoding acetate--CoA ligase gives MMYRPTDGFRWTARLQSLEDYQLLYRRSIEKPEEFWGEMAQALTWFHPPDTILDADLDLADFSWFGGGRLNACYNAVDRHVKTRPGKPAIIWAKNEPGEYELITWRDLKHNVGRVANVLKAHGVRKGDRVCIYLPMVPELAYTMLACARIGAVHSVVFAGFSAGSLRERILDSGARVLVTANEGPRGSKRVQTKAICDEAVEGLSQVQSVLVVRRTETHVPMRAGRDWWLDQEMSKHRGTCPVEWMAAEDPLFILYTSGSTGKPKGVMHTTGGYLVYAVTTHRYVFDLQPDDVHFGTADMGCISGHTYVLYAPLTNGTTTVLFESVPTYPDAGRLWQVVDDLKATVLFTVPTALRVLIREGDAYVKKSSRKSLRLLASAGEPINPEVWRWYHDVVGEGRCPVVDNWWQTETGGVLIAPLPGAIPCKPGSATLPFFGIEPVLVDDEGRVLEGNGVSGNLCIARTWPGQARTVWGNHQHFIDTYYSRFPRLYFTGDGCRRDEDGYYWITGRVDDVLNVSGNRLGTAELESALVAHDAVAESAVVGFPHEIKGTGVCAFVTLKPEYQDTSPEQMEGALKKQVRHVIGPIATPDQVRIVSGLPKTPSGTILRRMLRKIASGETQDLGDTSTLAEPSVLEELLKQQMLLQSRR, from the coding sequence ATGATGTATCGACCCACGGACGGGTTTCGCTGGACCGCGCGCCTCCAGAGCCTGGAGGACTATCAGCTCCTCTATCGCAGGAGCATCGAGAAGCCCGAGGAGTTCTGGGGCGAGATGGCCCAGGCCCTCACGTGGTTCCACCCGCCAGACACCATCCTGGACGCGGACCTGGACCTGGCGGACTTCTCGTGGTTCGGGGGAGGCCGGCTCAACGCCTGCTACAACGCGGTGGACCGGCACGTGAAGACGCGCCCCGGCAAGCCCGCCATCATCTGGGCGAAGAACGAGCCGGGAGAGTACGAGCTCATCACCTGGCGCGACCTCAAGCACAACGTGGGCCGCGTGGCCAACGTGCTCAAGGCCCACGGCGTGCGCAAGGGAGACCGCGTCTGCATCTACCTGCCCATGGTGCCGGAGCTGGCCTACACCATGCTGGCGTGCGCGCGCATCGGCGCGGTGCACTCGGTGGTGTTCGCCGGCTTCTCCGCCGGGTCCCTGCGCGAGCGCATCCTCGACTCGGGCGCCCGGGTGCTCGTCACCGCCAACGAGGGGCCGCGCGGCTCGAAGCGGGTGCAGACCAAGGCCATCTGCGATGAGGCGGTGGAGGGCCTCTCCCAGGTCCAGTCCGTGCTGGTGGTGCGCCGCACGGAAACCCACGTGCCCATGCGGGCCGGCCGCGACTGGTGGCTGGACCAGGAGATGAGCAAGCACCGCGGCACCTGCCCCGTGGAGTGGATGGCCGCGGAGGATCCCCTCTTCATCCTCTACACCTCGGGCAGCACCGGAAAGCCCAAGGGCGTCATGCACACCACGGGCGGCTACCTCGTCTACGCCGTCACCACGCACCGCTACGTCTTCGACCTGCAGCCGGACGACGTGCACTTCGGCACCGCGGACATGGGGTGCATCAGCGGCCACACCTACGTGCTGTACGCGCCGCTGACGAACGGGACGACCACGGTGCTCTTCGAGTCCGTGCCCACCTACCCGGACGCGGGGAGGCTGTGGCAGGTGGTGGACGACCTGAAGGCCACCGTGCTCTTCACCGTGCCCACCGCGCTGCGCGTCCTCATCCGGGAGGGGGACGCGTACGTGAAGAAGTCCTCGCGCAAGAGCCTGCGGCTGCTGGCCTCCGCGGGCGAGCCCATCAACCCCGAGGTGTGGCGCTGGTACCACGACGTGGTGGGAGAGGGCCGCTGCCCCGTGGTGGACAACTGGTGGCAGACGGAAACGGGCGGCGTGCTCATCGCCCCCCTGCCGGGCGCGATCCCCTGCAAACCCGGCAGCGCCACCCTGCCCTTCTTCGGTATCGAGCCGGTGCTGGTGGACGACGAGGGCCGCGTCCTCGAGGGCAACGGCGTCTCCGGCAATCTGTGCATCGCCCGCACCTGGCCGGGCCAGGCCCGCACCGTGTGGGGCAACCACCAGCACTTCATCGACACCTACTACTCGCGCTTCCCCCGCCTCTACTTCACCGGGGATGGCTGCCGCCGCGACGAGGACGGCTACTACTGGATCACCGGCCGCGTGGATGACGTGCTCAACGTCTCCGGCAACCGTCTGGGCACCGCCGAGCTGGAGAGCGCGCTGGTGGCCCACGACGCCGTCGCCGAGTCCGCCGTGGTGGGCTTCCCACACGAGATCAAGGGCACGGGCGTGTGCGCTTTCGTCACGCTCAAGCCCGAGTACCAGGACACCAGCCCGGAGCAGATGGAAGGCGCCCTCAAGAAGCAGGTGCGCCACGTCATCGGCCCCATCGCCACGCCGGACCAGGTGCGCATCGTGTCCGGCCTGCCCAAGACGCCCTCGGGGACGATCCTCCGCCGCATGCTGCGGAAGATCGCCTCGGGCGAGACCCAGGACCTGGGCGACACCTCCACCCTCGCCGAGCCCAGCGTGCTCGAAGAGCTGTTGAAACAACAGATGCTGCTGCAGTCGCGCCGCTGA
- a CDS encoding SAM-dependent methyltransferase — protein sequence MGIRKTAFGVVLCSGLGLWGGPPALGQAGPSNLGRSALPERAPDVPYVPTPQEVVDDMLAAADLKPGDVLYDLGSGDGRIVVTAAKNFGVRGVGIDINPERIQEAEANARSAGVQELTEFRQQDLFEADIDEATVVTMYLLPSVNNRLKPKLLRELKPGTRIVSHAFDIEGWEPERIIESDGRTLYLWVVPEHPSLGR from the coding sequence ATGGGGATTCGGAAGACCGCGTTCGGCGTGGTGCTGTGCAGCGGGCTGGGACTCTGGGGCGGCCCGCCGGCCCTGGGCCAGGCAGGGCCGTCCAACCTGGGACGTTCGGCGCTGCCCGAGCGCGCGCCGGACGTGCCGTACGTGCCCACTCCGCAGGAGGTGGTGGACGACATGCTGGCGGCGGCCGACTTGAAGCCGGGGGATGTGCTCTATGACCTGGGTTCGGGAGATGGCCGCATCGTCGTCACCGCCGCGAAGAACTTCGGCGTGCGCGGGGTGGGCATCGACATCAACCCCGAGCGCATCCAGGAGGCGGAAGCCAACGCGCGCTCCGCGGGCGTGCAGGAACTCACCGAGTTCCGCCAGCAGGATCTCTTCGAGGCGGACATCGATGAGGCGACGGTGGTGACGATGTACCTGCTGCCGAGCGTCAACAACCGGTTGAAGCCGAAGTTGCTCAGGGAGTTGAAGCCGGGGACGCGCATCGTCTCGCATGCCTTCGACATCGAGGGCTGGGAGCCGGAGCGGATCATCGAGTCCGACGGACGCACTCTCTACCTGTGGGTGGTGCCGGAGCATCCGTCGCTTGGGCGGTAA
- a CDS encoding sigma-54-dependent transcriptional regulator codes for MSRILVIEDEPVIRTELRRLLTRAGHDVAEAGAVLEAQTDHELDTFDLILSDLRLPGAPGTDVIAKAPGVPVLIMTSYATVRSAVEAMKLGAVDYIAKPFDHDELLLQVERVLREGRLTRQNAALKREVERAYSVSGMVGNCAAMRDVFERIRKVAASPATVLVLGESGTGKELVARAIHEQSPRRESPLVAVNCAAIPEGLLESELFGHEKGAFTGAQAAHAGLVESADGGTLFLDEIGELPAPAQARLLRMMQDGEVRRVGATRSRKVDARIIAATHRDLPKRVQEGAFRQDLYFRLRVVEIKLPPLRERGEDVPALARHLLERACQRLNRSPATLSPEALVAITTHPWPGNVRELENALERAVILADGPVITPGLLALEPVGNGAFEANEIPDPGIEGSASPDSLEEYFRRFVLEHQDKLGETELARRLGISRKALWEKRQRLGIPRTRA; via the coding sequence ATGAGCCGCATCCTGGTCATCGAGGACGAGCCCGTCATCCGCACCGAGCTGCGGCGCCTGCTGACGCGAGCGGGGCACGACGTGGCCGAGGCCGGCGCGGTGCTCGAGGCCCAGACCGACCACGAGCTGGACACGTTCGATCTCATCCTGAGCGACCTGCGCCTGCCGGGCGCGCCGGGCACGGACGTCATCGCCAAGGCGCCGGGCGTGCCGGTCCTCATCATGACCAGCTACGCCACGGTGCGCTCGGCGGTGGAGGCCATGAAGCTGGGGGCGGTGGACTACATCGCCAAGCCCTTCGACCACGACGAGCTGCTCCTGCAGGTGGAGCGCGTGCTGCGCGAGGGACGGCTGACGCGCCAGAACGCCGCGCTGAAGCGCGAGGTGGAGCGCGCGTACTCGGTGAGCGGGATGGTGGGCAACTGCGCGGCCATGCGCGACGTCTTCGAGCGCATCCGCAAGGTGGCGGCCTCACCGGCCACGGTGCTGGTGCTGGGCGAGTCCGGCACGGGCAAGGAGCTGGTGGCGCGCGCCATCCACGAGCAGAGCCCCCGACGAGAGAGCCCACTGGTGGCCGTCAACTGCGCCGCCATCCCCGAGGGCCTGCTGGAGTCGGAGCTGTTCGGCCACGAGAAGGGCGCCTTCACGGGAGCGCAGGCCGCGCACGCGGGTCTGGTGGAGAGCGCGGATGGAGGCACGCTCTTCCTCGACGAAATCGGAGAGCTCCCCGCCCCCGCCCAGGCCCGCCTCCTGCGGATGATGCAGGACGGCGAGGTGCGGCGCGTGGGTGCCACCCGCTCGCGCAAGGTGGACGCGCGCATCATCGCGGCCACCCACCGCGACCTGCCCAAGCGCGTCCAGGAGGGCGCCTTCCGGCAGGACCTCTACTTCCGCCTGCGCGTGGTGGAGATCAAGCTGCCGCCCCTGCGCGAGCGGGGCGAGGACGTTCCCGCGCTCGCCAGGCACCTGCTGGAGCGGGCGTGCCAGCGGCTCAACCGCTCGCCCGCGACGCTCTCGCCCGAGGCGCTCGTGGCCATCACCACGCACCCCTGGCCCGGCAACGTGCGCGAGTTGGAGAACGCCCTCGAGCGCGCCGTCATCCTCGCCGACGGCCCCGTCATCACCCCCGGCCTGCTCGCGCTGGAGCCGGTCGGCAATGGGGCCTTCGAGGCCAACGAAATCCCCGACCCGGGCATCGAGGGCAGCGCCTCGCCCGACTCGCTGGAGGAGTACTTCCGCCGCTTCGTGCTGGAGCACCAGGACAAGCTCGGCGAGACGGAGCTGGCGCGCCGGCTGGGCATCAGCCGCAAGGCCTTGTGGGAGAAGCGCCAGCGGCTCGGGATTCCGCGCACCCGCGCTTAG